In Bosea sp. (in: a-proteobacteria), one DNA window encodes the following:
- a CDS encoding Hpt domain-containing protein yields MSSPIGSSAIDLAHLARQTGGDRALERELLTLFAGQCSLHLRTIHASADRRERMDAAHTLKGAARAVGAWQVAEAAGRVEEALAGPRDEPGDAALDALALAAAEARAAIARLEPAA; encoded by the coding sequence ATGAGTTCGCCCATTGGTTCGTCGGCCATCGATCTCGCCCATCTTGCCCGCCAGACCGGCGGCGACCGGGCGCTGGAACGCGAGCTGCTGACGCTGTTTGCCGGGCAATGCAGCCTGCATCTGCGCACCATCCACGCCAGCGCCGACCGGCGCGAGCGCATGGACGCCGCCCACACGCTGAAGGGCGCGGCGCGGGCCGTCGGCGCCTGGCAGGTGGCGGAGGCCGCCGGCCGTGTCGAGGAGGCGCTCGCCGGGCCGCGGGACGAGCCGGGCGACGCCGCCCTCGATGCGCTCGCGCTCGCGGCGGCCGAGGCGAGGGCGGCGATCGCGCGTCTCGAGCCTGCCGCCTGA
- a CDS encoding DUF1028 domain-containing protein has product MTWSIVARDAATGAYGVAVSTCAFAVGARVPYGCGRIGAIATQAFVNPLYGIDGLRLLQEGRSAVEIIATLTAADAGRAHRQLHVIDRDGRIAAHTGPECIDWCGAVDGPQVSVAGNMLAGPQVVQETLKAYIAASGLDFDERLLVALEAGEKAGGDKRGKQSAAIRIWNGEPVPGLDIRVDDHADPLKELRRLWRVAHQRAVPFQQASPSRGRPAGVTDRAELDRICAEYAAAWNARHPES; this is encoded by the coding sequence ATGACCTGGTCCATCGTCGCCCGCGATGCCGCGACCGGCGCCTATGGCGTCGCCGTCTCGACCTGCGCCTTCGCCGTGGGCGCCCGGGTGCCCTATGGCTGCGGGCGGATCGGCGCCATCGCGACGCAGGCCTTCGTCAACCCGCTCTACGGCATCGACGGGCTGAGGCTCCTGCAGGAGGGGCGCTCGGCGGTCGAGATCATCGCGACGCTGACGGCGGCCGACGCAGGCCGCGCCCACCGCCAGCTCCACGTCATCGACCGCGACGGCAGGATCGCCGCCCATACCGGGCCCGAGTGCATCGACTGGTGCGGCGCCGTCGACGGGCCGCAGGTCTCGGTGGCGGGCAACATGCTCGCCGGGCCGCAGGTGGTGCAGGAAACGCTCAAGGCCTATATCGCCGCCTCGGGGCTGGATTTCGACGAGCGGCTGCTGGTCGCGCTCGAGGCCGGCGAGAAGGCGGGCGGCGACAAGCGCGGCAAGCAGTCCGCCGCCATCCGGATCTGGAACGGGGAGCCGGTGCCCGGCCTCGACATCCGCGTCGACGATCATGCCGATCCGCTGAAGGAATTGAGAAGGCTCTGGCGCGTGGCGCATCAGCGCGCGGTGCCGTTCCAGCAGGCGTCACCGTCACGCGGGCGCCCAGCCGGCGTCACCGACCGGGCCGAGCTCGACCGGATCTGCGCGGAATATGCGGCGGCGTGGAACGCACGGCACCCGGAAAGCTGA
- a CDS encoding MlaD family protein: MESRANYALVGLFTLAVLAAAFGFVYWFNGGGAGRKENVRVIFTGTVTGLGRGSSVLFNGLRVGEVTNIELQPDDPRRIYAVIQVGNTTPLREDTRARIEAQGLAGVVALQLIGGDPAAPILKAKPGEPMPTIIAERSEIQDIIETVRNVAQRADTVLTSLDGLIKQNAAPINNTVRNVETFSKALSDNADGLDKLMAGFGNIAETIQPLSQKLQSLSEELTGVVRSVDRQKIVSIVENVDRFTGALGGSSADVAKVVKDAASISAKLDRAADQVEGVLKAAQTFLATASGTDGRSAFQEVADAARSIRALADNLDKRTAEITAGISRFTGPGLRDVETLAADGRRTLTELNRTLRNFERNPQQFIFGGRPPLPQYNGTR, from the coding sequence ATGGAATCGCGCGCCAACTACGCACTCGTCGGCCTGTTCACGCTCGCGGTCCTCGCGGCGGCCTTCGGCTTTGTCTACTGGTTCAACGGCGGCGGGGCCGGGCGCAAGGAGAACGTGCGCGTCATCTTCACCGGCACAGTGACGGGGCTGGGGCGCGGGTCGAGCGTGCTGTTCAACGGCCTGCGCGTCGGCGAGGTCACCAATATCGAGCTCCAGCCCGACGATCCGCGCCGGATCTACGCCGTGATCCAGGTCGGCAACACGACGCCCTTGCGCGAGGACACGCGCGCGCGCATCGAGGCGCAAGGGCTCGCCGGCGTGGTCGCCCTGCAGCTCATCGGCGGCGATCCGGCCGCGCCGATCCTGAAGGCCAAGCCCGGCGAGCCGATGCCGACGATCATCGCCGAGCGCTCCGAGATCCAGGATATCATCGAGACCGTGCGCAACGTCGCGCAGCGGGCCGACACGGTGCTGACCTCGCTGGACGGGCTGATCAAGCAGAACGCCGCGCCGATCAACAACACGGTGCGCAATGTCGAGACCTTCTCGAAGGCGCTCAGCGACAATGCCGACGGCCTCGACAAGCTGATGGCGGGCTTCGGCAACATCGCCGAGACGATCCAGCCGCTCTCGCAGAAGCTGCAATCGCTCAGCGAGGAACTGACCGGCGTGGTGCGCTCGGTCGACCGGCAGAAGATCGTGAGCATCGTCGAGAACGTCGACAGGTTCACCGGCGCGCTCGGCGGCTCGAGCGCCGATGTCGCCAAGGTGGTCAAGGATGCCGCCTCGATCTCGGCCAAGCTCGACAGGGCGGCCGATCAGGTCGAGGGCGTGCTGAAGGCGGCCCAGACCTTCCTCGCCACCGCCTCGGGCACCGATGGCCGCAGCGCCTTCCAGGAGGTCGCCGACGCCGCCAGGTCGATCCGCGCGCTAGCCGACAATCTCGACAAGCGCACGGCAGAGATCACCGCTGGCATCAGCCGCTTCACCGGGCCGGGCCTGCGCGACGTCGAAACGCTGGCGGCCGACGGCCGACGCACGCTGACGGAACTCAACCGCACCTTGCGGAATTTCGAACGCAACCCGCAGCAGTTCATTTTCGGCGGCAGGCCGCCGCTGCCGCAATACAACGGAACGCGCTAG
- a CDS encoding ABC-type transport auxiliary lipoprotein family protein — protein MTTEVRFPAARRAYRFLPVLAAAALLAGCGGGATPTTFDLSAPGGLSRAAGSRAVMVVAEPTAVQALDSDRVIVRDSSGALSFIGGAQWADRVPALVQARLIQTFENAGRVGSVSGPGQRISPDLQLNTDIRSFSIDAATGTAVVEITARMVGDRSGRIERARLFSARVPAGAVDGPGATRALDQALSQVLVEIVRWAR, from the coding sequence ATGACGACCGAGGTTCGATTTCCTGCGGCCCGCAGGGCTTACCGCTTCCTGCCGGTGCTCGCCGCGGCCGCGCTGCTCGCCGGCTGCGGCGGGGGGGCGACGCCGACCACCTTCGATCTTTCGGCGCCGGGCGGGCTCAGTCGGGCGGCGGGCTCGCGGGCCGTGATGGTCGTGGCCGAGCCGACGGCGGTGCAGGCGCTCGATTCCGATCGCGTCATCGTCAGGGATTCGAGCGGCGCGCTCTCCTTCATCGGCGGGGCGCAATGGGCCGACCGGGTTCCGGCGCTGGTACAGGCACGGCTGATCCAGACTTTCGAGAATGCCGGGCGTGTCGGCTCGGTCTCGGGGCCGGGCCAGCGCATTTCGCCCGATCTCCAGCTCAACACCGATATCCGCAGCTTCTCGATCGATGCCGCGACCGGGACGGCGGTGGTCGAGATCACGGCGCGGATGGTCGGCGACCGGAGCGGGCGGATCGAGCGGGCGCGGCTGTTTTCGGCGCGCGTGCCGGCCGGCGCGGTCGACGGGCCGGGTGCCACCCGCGCGCTCGACCAGGCGCTGTCGCAGGTCCTGGTCGAGATCGTGCGCTGGGCGCGCTGA
- a CDS encoding MlaE family lipid ABC transporter permease subunit, whose protein sequence is MASLDTAEPQAALSDDAGTLAVTLSGSWSADRAPRIEKLVGDIAGHLRAGARARIDLSQVTRLDTLGAYVLNRLKARQDRGGAGVELVSSRPEHAILLAEVKVHDADRPKPRRSFGIVDVLVDIGEGMVRFGRDMVGGAMFLGEVVVGSAGVILRPRRFRGPSLVNQVELIAFDGAPIIMLISFLVGCIVAQQGIFQLQRFGAAAFVVDLTGILVLRELAVLLTSIMIAGRSGSAFTAEIGSMKMREEIDALRVMGLDPIEVLVVPRILALIISLPILTFISAMAGLTGAGLVSWLYGGIGVDTFLARLQSVITWKHFAVGLIKAPFMAFVIGLIASIEGLAVKGSAESLGRQVTASVVKAIFMVIVVDGLFAMFFASIEF, encoded by the coding sequence ATGGCGAGCCTCGACACCGCTGAACCGCAGGCGGCGCTCAGCGACGATGCGGGAACGCTCGCGGTCACGCTCTCGGGCTCGTGGAGTGCCGACCGCGCCCCGCGCATCGAAAAGCTGGTCGGCGACATCGCCGGACACCTGCGCGCGGGCGCCCGCGCGCGCATCGACCTCTCGCAGGTGACGCGGCTCGATACGCTCGGCGCCTATGTCCTCAACCGGCTGAAGGCCCGTCAGGACCGGGGCGGCGCCGGGGTCGAGCTCGTCAGCAGCCGGCCCGAGCACGCGATCCTCCTGGCCGAGGTCAAGGTCCATGACGCGGACCGGCCGAAGCCGCGCCGGTCTTTCGGCATCGTCGACGTCCTCGTCGACATCGGCGAGGGCATGGTGCGCTTCGGCCGCGACATGGTCGGCGGGGCGATGTTCCTCGGCGAGGTGGTGGTCGGCTCGGCCGGCGTCATCCTCCGCCCGCGCAGGTTCCGGGGGCCGTCGCTGGTCAACCAGGTCGAGCTGATCGCCTTCGACGGCGCGCCGATCATCATGCTGATCTCCTTCCTCGTCGGCTGCATCGTCGCCCAGCAGGGCATCTTCCAGCTCCAGCGGTTCGGGGCCGCCGCCTTCGTCGTCGACCTGACCGGCATCCTGGTCCTGCGGGAGCTCGCGGTGCTCTTGACCTCGATCATGATCGCCGGGCGCTCGGGCTCGGCCTTCACCGCCGAGATCGGCTCGATGAAGATGCGCGAGGAGATCGACGCGCTGCGCGTGATGGGGCTCGATCCGATCGAGGTCCTGGTGGTGCCGCGCATCCTGGCGCTGATCATCTCGCTGCCGATCCTGACCTTCATCTCGGCGATGGCGGGGCTGACCGGGGCGGGGCTGGTCTCCTGGCTCTATGGCGGCATCGGCGTCGACACCTTCCTCGCCCGGCTGCAATCGGTCATCACCTGGAAGCATTTCGCCGTCGGCCTGATCAAGGCGCCGTTCATGGCCTTCGTCATCGGGCTGATCGCCTCGATCGAGGGGCTCGCGGTCAAGGGCTCGGCCGAATCGCTCGGCCGGCAGGTCACCGCCTCGGTGGTCAAGGCGATCTTCATGGTCATCGTCGTCGACGGCCTCTTCGCCATGTTCTTCGCCTCGATCGAGTTCTGA
- the otnK gene encoding 3-oxo-tetronate kinase, whose amino-acid sequence MLLGVIADDMTGATDVALMLSRAGMRTVQVIGAPSAGAGLPEADAVVVALKSRTNPVVEAVADSLAACEALLKGGARQILFKYCSTFDSTAEGNIGPVANALMERLGAKRAIICPAFPANGRSIYQGCLFVGALPLHESPMKDHPLTPMRDSNLMRLMSAQAKTGVGLVDYATVLAGPEAVKARLATLEADGVRYAVTDAVTDEDLMTLGRAVSGDVLVTGGSGIAMGLPRNFRSAGLLPERAGPPAFTAPPGRAGILSGSCSTATRGQIEAALAAGYPALKLDPLALAEGRQDAAGLAAWALAQPADRPFLVYSSSDPAEVSAVQERLGRERAGSLVEHTFAELARRLAEGGVTRLLVAGGETSGAAVLGLAIRTLEIGCEIDPGVPWTRVVDGPRMVVALKSGNFGAPDFFVKAWTLLGPAAQPAS is encoded by the coding sequence ATGCTGCTGGGCGTGATCGCCGACGACATGACGGGCGCGACCGACGTCGCGCTGATGCTGAGCCGCGCCGGCATGCGCACCGTGCAGGTCATCGGTGCGCCTTCGGCGGGCGCGGGCCTGCCGGAGGCGGATGCCGTCGTCGTGGCGCTGAAGTCGCGGACGAATCCGGTCGTCGAGGCCGTCGCCGATTCGCTGGCCGCCTGCGAGGCGCTGCTGAAGGGTGGCGCGCGCCAGATCCTGTTCAAATACTGCTCGACCTTCGATTCGACGGCTGAAGGCAATATCGGGCCGGTGGCGAACGCGCTGATGGAACGGCTGGGCGCGAAGCGCGCCATCATCTGCCCGGCCTTCCCGGCCAATGGCCGCTCGATCTATCAGGGCTGCCTCTTCGTCGGCGCGCTGCCGCTGCACGAGAGCCCGATGAAGGACCACCCGCTGACGCCGATGCGCGATTCGAACCTGATGCGGCTGATGTCCGCCCAGGCGAAGACCGGGGTCGGCCTCGTCGACTACGCCACGGTCCTCGCCGGACCCGAGGCGGTGAAGGCGCGCCTGGCGACGCTCGAGGCCGACGGCGTCCGTTACGCCGTCACCGACGCCGTGACCGATGAGGATCTGATGACGCTCGGCCGGGCGGTATCGGGCGATGTCCTCGTGACCGGCGGCTCGGGCATCGCCATGGGCCTGCCGCGGAATTTCCGCAGCGCCGGCCTCCTGCCGGAGCGTGCCGGCCCGCCGGCGTTCACGGCGCCGCCCGGTCGCGCCGGCATCCTCTCAGGCAGTTGCTCGACCGCGACGCGCGGCCAGATCGAGGCGGCGCTGGCGGCGGGCTATCCGGCGCTGAAGCTCGATCCGCTCGCCTTGGCCGAGGGCCGCCAGGATGCGGCCGGCCTCGCCGCCTGGGCGCTGGCGCAGCCGGCCGACAGGCCGTTCCTGGTCTATTCCAGCAGCGATCCGGCCGAGGTCTCGGCCGTGCAGGAGAGGCTCGGCCGCGAGCGGGCCGGCAGTCTCGTAGAGCACACTTTCGCGGAGCTGGCGCGGCGCCTCGCCGAGGGTGGCGTGACGCGGCTTCTCGTCGCGGGCGGCGAGACCTCGGGCGCGGCCGTGCTGGGCTTGGCGATCCGGACCCTGGAGATCGGCTGCGAGATCGATCCCGGCGTGCCCTGGACGCGCGTGGTCGACGGGCCGCGCATGGTCGTGGCGCTGAAATCCGGCAATTTCGGCGCTCCGGATTTCTTCGTGAAGGCGTGGACGCTGCTGGGCCCCGCTGCTCAGCCCGCCTCGTAG
- a CDS encoding universal stress protein produces the protein MYRSIMVPVDLAEADLAAPAITAAVSFAKVSGGMVRLIYVRSLIPVTYMEFVPADFDTEQQEDAEAKLAEIAAKIDLPEEQVSAKVLIGSVHGEVLAEADASGTDLIVIGSREPGMLAYVLGSNASAIVRRAKCSVLVVR, from the coding sequence ATGTACAGATCGATCATGGTCCCGGTAGACCTCGCCGAGGCCGATCTCGCCGCCCCGGCGATCACGGCGGCGGTATCCTTCGCCAAGGTTTCGGGCGGGATGGTGCGGCTCATCTATGTCCGCTCGCTCATTCCGGTCACCTACATGGAGTTCGTGCCGGCCGATTTCGACACCGAGCAGCAGGAGGATGCCGAGGCGAAGCTCGCCGAGATCGCGGCGAAGATCGACCTGCCGGAAGAGCAGGTTTCGGCCAAGGTGCTGATCGGCTCGGTCCATGGCGAGGTCTTGGCCGAGGCCGATGCCAGCGGCACCGACCTCATCGTCATCGGCTCGCGCGAGCCCGGCATGCTCGCCTATGTCCTCGGCTCGAACGCCTCGGCCATCGTGCGCCGGGCGAAATGCTCGGTGCTGGTGGTCCGCTGA
- a CDS encoding ABC transporter ATP-binding protein, translated as MAQRHDTPASPEVVIRVRDLKVAFGEKVIMEGLNLDVMRGEILGFVGGSGQGKSVLTRTILGLVRQARGTIEVFGEDVDSLTPQEHRVLERRFGVMFQQGALFSALTVKQNIQVPMREYLKLSPDLLDELAMVKLDLVGLPPDAADKAPSELSGGMIKRAALARALALDPEIVFLDEPTSGLDPIGAAEFDDLILTLKQTLGLTVFMVTHDLDSLYHACDRIAALADKKVIAVGPLATMLASDHPWLRAYFGGERATARLPAGERGQSL; from the coding sequence ATGGCGCAGCGACACGATACCCCCGCCTCGCCGGAGGTCGTCATCCGGGTCCGCGACCTCAAGGTCGCCTTCGGCGAGAAGGTGATCATGGAGGGCCTGAACCTCGACGTGATGCGCGGCGAGATCCTCGGCTTCGTCGGCGGCTCGGGGCAGGGCAAGTCGGTGCTGACGCGCACGATCCTCGGCCTGGTGCGCCAGGCGCGCGGCACGATCGAGGTCTTCGGCGAGGATGTCGACAGCCTCACCCCCCAGGAACACCGCGTGCTCGAGCGGCGTTTCGGCGTGATGTTCCAGCAGGGCGCGCTGTTCTCCGCGCTGACGGTCAAGCAGAACATCCAGGTGCCGATGCGTGAATATCTCAAGCTCTCGCCCGATCTGCTCGACGAACTGGCGATGGTGAAGCTCGATCTGGTCGGCCTGCCGCCGGACGCCGCCGACAAGGCGCCCTCGGAGCTTTCGGGCGGCATGATCAAGCGGGCGGCGCTGGCGCGTGCGCTGGCGCTCGATCCGGAGATCGTCTTCCTCGACGAGCCGACCTCGGGGCTCGACCCGATCGGCGCCGCCGAGTTCGACGACCTGATCCTGACGCTGAAGCAGACGCTCGGCCTCACCGTCTTCATGGTGACCCATGATCTCGACAGCCTGTATCATGCCTGCGACCGAATCGCCGCGCTGGCGGACAAGAAGGTGATCGCGGTCGGCCCGCTGGCGACGATGCTGGCGTCCGACCATCCATGGTTGAGGGCCTATTTCGGTGGCGAGCGCGCCACGGCCCGGCTGCCGGCGGGAGAGCGGGGACAGAGCCTCTAG
- a CDS encoding 2Fe-2S iron-sulfur cluster-binding protein produces the protein MPKINFIDVHGETRTVEVEVGATVMEAAIRNAIPGVEAECGGACACATCHVYVDEAWIDAVGQAQPMEEDMLDFAFDIRPTSRLSCQIRMRDDLDGLVVRTPARQT, from the coding sequence ATGCCGAAGATCAACTTCATCGACGTTCACGGAGAGACGCGCACCGTCGAGGTCGAGGTCGGCGCGACCGTGATGGAGGCGGCGATCCGCAACGCCATTCCCGGCGTCGAGGCGGAATGCGGCGGCGCCTGCGCCTGCGCCACCTGCCACGTCTATGTCGACGAGGCCTGGATCGACGCCGTCGGCCAGGCCCAGCCGATGGAGGAGGACATGCTCGATTTCGCCTTCGACATCCGCCCGACCTCGCGTCTCTCCTGCCAGATCCGCATGCGCGACGACCTCGATGGGCTTGTCGTGCGCACCCCCGCGCGGCAGACCTGA
- a CDS encoding creatininase family protein, whose product MTARFWGELKSSDFASLSPARTVAVLPLAAIEQHGPHLPLSVDTTVMDGMLAEAMPLVPAGPDVLVLPTQAIGKSNEHLNAPGTLTIGWDSAIRSWIEIGESVKRAGLRKLVLVTAHGGNVDPMRIAARELRVGHGMLAVTTAWMSFGLPEGLYGELDIRHGIHGGDVETSLMLHFRPDLVDMGKAALFKPLAVTMAEEAYAHLRPTGPHGFAWMAEDVNPAGVAGDARLATAAKGKATAAFQAERFARLMADVARLPLDTLYEAG is encoded by the coding sequence ATGACCGCACGCTTCTGGGGCGAGCTGAAGAGCTCCGATTTCGCCTCGCTTTCGCCCGCGCGCACCGTCGCGGTCCTGCCCCTGGCGGCGATCGAGCAGCACGGCCCGCATCTGCCGCTCTCCGTCGACACCACGGTGATGGACGGGATGCTGGCGGAAGCGATGCCGCTGGTGCCGGCCGGTCCTGACGTGCTCGTCCTGCCGACGCAGGCTATCGGCAAGTCGAACGAGCACCTCAATGCGCCCGGCACGCTGACGATCGGCTGGGACAGCGCGATCCGCTCCTGGATCGAAATCGGCGAGAGCGTGAAGCGGGCGGGCCTGCGCAAGCTCGTGCTGGTCACCGCCCATGGCGGCAATGTCGACCCGATGAGGATCGCGGCGCGCGAGCTGCGCGTCGGCCACGGCATGCTCGCGGTCACCACGGCCTGGATGTCCTTCGGCCTGCCCGAGGGCCTCTATGGCGAGCTCGACATCCGCCACGGCATCCATGGCGGCGATGTCGAGACCTCGCTGATGCTGCATTTCCGGCCCGATCTCGTCGACATGGGCAAGGCCGCGCTGTTCAAGCCGCTCGCCGTGACCATGGCCGAGGAGGCTTACGCGCATCTGCGCCCGACCGGCCCGCACGGCTTCGCCTGGATGGCCGAGGACGTGAACCCGGCCGGCGTCGCCGGCGACGCCCGCCTCGCGACGGCCGCGAAGGGCAAGGCGACGGCCGCCTTCCAGGCCGAGCGCTTCGCCCGGCTGATGGCCGATGTCGCGCGCCTGCCGCTCGACACGCTCTACGAGGCGGGCTGA
- a CDS encoding DUF2345 domain-containing protein — protein MADRDNEALQRRIATLEAQVAALLQAISADRGGNVVINAPGSLTVNCGHGIALTTGGAMTLTAGANLAIAAGANAGLTAGNRLRVSSGQEASFETRSFNVAAAVGCTINSGQNLAVTCGKEIAVTAGKTVSIQGSDAAALKSGAAALNLKKDGSAELQGRDITLKASGRIDAKASSQVALKGSKIFQN, from the coding sequence ATGGCCGATCGGGACAACGAAGCTCTGCAGAGGCGCATCGCCACGCTGGAGGCGCAGGTCGCAGCCCTCCTCCAGGCGATCTCGGCGGATCGCGGCGGCAATGTCGTCATCAACGCGCCGGGCTCGCTGACCGTCAATTGCGGGCACGGCATCGCGCTCACGACCGGCGGCGCGATGACGCTGACCGCGGGCGCCAACCTCGCCATCGCCGCCGGCGCCAATGCCGGCCTCACCGCCGGCAATCGCCTGCGCGTCAGCAGCGGCCAGGAAGCCTCGTTCGAGACACGCAGCTTCAACGTCGCCGCGGCTGTGGGCTGCACGATCAACAGCGGGCAGAACCTCGCCGTCACCTGCGGCAAGGAGATCGCGGTCACGGCCGGCAAGACGGTCTCGATCCAGGGCTCCGACGCGGCGGCGCTGAAGAGCGGCGCCGCCGCGCTGAACCTGAAGAAGGACGGCAGCGCCGAGCTTCAGGGGCGCGACATCACGCTCAAGGCTTCCGGACGCATCGATGCCAAGGCGTCCAGCCAGGTCGCGCTCAAGGGATCGAAGATCTTCCAGAATTAG
- a CDS encoding gamma-glutamyltransferase family protein, translated as MPMFTTRPEILGTFGVVTSTHWLATAAGMAMLEKGGNAFDACAASAFVLQVVEPHLVGPAGDMPAVFYSAETKKVEVLCAQGPAPQAATIAAYKALGLDLIPGSGLLATVVPGAFGGWMALLRDHGRLTLREVLEPAIGYFENGHPMLPRVSDSIRELTDLFTGEWPTSGAVYLPGGHVPQALKLFANKAAAQTYKRILSEAEAKGSDRQEQIQGAYDAWYNGFVAEAMDRFCRTQEVMDSSGRRNRGLLTADDMARWQPSYETPASVSYHDWEVFKTGPWGQGPVFLQTLKILEGIDIAGMGPTSPDFVHHVVEAMKLSFADREAYYGDPDFVKVPLATLLSEDYAAGRRGLIGERASLELRPGVVSGYEAQVAQALSALGAVVQPGEGGASVGEPTMASMVAAGRKGDTVHIDVVDRWGNMIAATPSGGWLQSSPVIPELGFPLNSRAQMFWLEEGLPASLAPGKRPRTTLTPTLAFEKGEPRLAFGTPGGDQQEQWQLGLFLRRVHHGLNLQEAIDLPLFHTQHFPSSFYPRASRPGHMMVEESIGAAALAELERRGHAVEKAPAWTVGRLTAAERSSDGLLRAAATPRLMQAYAAGR; from the coding sequence ATGCCCATGTTCACCACCCGGCCCGAAATCCTCGGCACCTTCGGCGTCGTCACCTCGACGCACTGGCTCGCCACCGCAGCGGGCATGGCGATGCTGGAAAAAGGCGGCAACGCCTTCGACGCCTGCGCGGCCTCGGCCTTCGTGCTGCAGGTGGTGGAGCCGCATCTGGTCGGCCCGGCCGGCGACATGCCGGCGGTGTTCTATTCGGCCGAGACGAAGAAGGTCGAGGTTCTGTGCGCGCAGGGGCCGGCCCCGCAGGCGGCGACGATTGCGGCCTACAAGGCGCTCGGCCTCGACCTGATCCCGGGTTCCGGGCTGCTCGCGACCGTCGTTCCCGGCGCCTTCGGCGGCTGGATGGCACTGCTGCGCGACCATGGCAGGCTGACGCTGCGCGAGGTGCTGGAGCCGGCGATCGGCTATTTCGAGAACGGCCATCCGATGCTGCCGCGCGTCTCGGATTCGATCCGGGAGCTGACCGATCTCTTCACCGGCGAATGGCCGACCTCCGGCGCGGTCTACCTGCCCGGCGGCCATGTGCCGCAGGCGCTGAAGCTCTTCGCCAACAAGGCGGCGGCGCAGACCTACAAGCGCATCCTCTCCGAGGCGGAGGCGAAGGGCAGCGACCGCCAGGAACAGATCCAGGGCGCCTACGACGCCTGGTACAATGGCTTCGTCGCCGAGGCGATGGACCGCTTCTGCCGCACGCAGGAAGTGATGGATTCCTCCGGCCGCCGCAACAGGGGCCTGCTCACCGCCGACGACATGGCCCGCTGGCAGCCGAGCTACGAGACGCCGGCCTCGGTCAGCTATCACGATTGGGAGGTGTTCAAGACCGGCCCCTGGGGCCAGGGCCCGGTCTTCCTCCAGACGCTGAAGATCCTCGAAGGCATCGACATCGCCGGGATGGGGCCGACGAGCCCCGATTTCGTCCACCATGTCGTCGAGGCGATGAAGCTTTCCTTCGCCGACCGCGAGGCCTATTACGGCGACCCGGATTTCGTGAAGGTGCCGCTCGCGACGCTGCTCTCGGAGGACTATGCCGCAGGCCGCCGCGGGCTGATCGGCGAGCGCGCCTCGCTGGAGCTGCGGCCCGGCGTCGTCTCCGGCTACGAGGCGCAGGTCGCGCAGGCGCTGAGCGCGCTCGGCGCCGTCGTCCAGCCGGGCGAGGGCGGCGCCAGCGTCGGCGAGCCGACCATGGCCTCGATGGTCGCGGCCGGGCGCAAGGGCGACACCGTCCATATCGACGTCGTCGACAGATGGGGCAACATGATCGCGGCGACGCCCTCCGGCGGCTGGCTGCAATCCTCGCCCGTCATCCCGGAGCTCGGCTTCCCGCTCAACTCGCGCGCCCAGATGTTCTGGCTGGAAGAGGGGCTGCCCGCCTCGCTCGCGCCCGGCAAGCGGCCGCGCACGACGCTGACGCCGACGCTCGCCTTCGAGAAGGGGGAGCCGCGCCTCGCCTTCGGCACGCCGGGCGGCGACCAGCAGGAGCAATGGCAGCTCGGCCTGTTCCTGCGCCGGGTCCATCACGGCCTCAACCTGCAGGAGGCGATCGATCTGCCGCTGTTCCACACGCAGCATTTCCCCTCCTCCTTCTATCCGCGCGCCTCGCGGCCGGGCCATATGATGGTCGAGGAGAGCATCGGCGCCGCCGCGCTCGCCGAACTGGAACGGCGCGGCCACGCGGTCGAGAAGGCGCCGGCCTGGACGGTCGGGCGGCTCACCGCGGCGGAACGCAGCAGCGACGGTCTCTTGCGCGCTGCCGCGACGCCGCGTCTGATGCAGGCCTACGCCGCCGGGCGATAA